The Paenibacillus uliginis N3/975 genome has a window encoding:
- a CDS encoding sulfite oxidase-like oxidoreductase, translating to MHKKAERLKKMKPVPAANLTEEQRAKLPPGQALTEKFPILHEGEVPHYDLSEWTLEVFGEVEENRTFTYEELMALPTVTVDCDIHCVTRWSKFDTRWEGILFRDFLKLLKVKPEAKYVMFHADPDYDTNVPLEDLMKDDVLMAYRFNGEPLTEKHGWPLRTVVPHRYFWKSAKWLRKIEFMKEDRPGFWEQNGFHNEADPFEEQRFSGEALPIPEDEWTRKEYD from the coding sequence ATGCATAAAAAAGCGGAACGGCTCAAGAAAATGAAGCCGGTGCCTGCCGCGAATCTTACAGAGGAGCAGCGCGCCAAGCTGCCGCCTGGACAAGCACTGACGGAGAAGTTTCCGATTCTCCATGAAGGAGAAGTGCCTCATTATGACCTGTCCGAGTGGACGCTTGAGGTATTTGGAGAGGTTGAAGAGAATCGGACGTTCACCTATGAGGAACTGATGGCGTTGCCGACGGTGACGGTTGATTGTGATATTCACTGTGTTACCCGGTGGTCGAAGTTCGACACAAGGTGGGAGGGCATCTTGTTCAGAGATTTCCTGAAGCTGCTGAAGGTGAAGCCGGAAGCGAAATACGTCATGTTCCATGCGGATCCGGATTATGATACGAATGTGCCGCTGGAGGACTTGATGAAGGATGATGTGCTTATGGCTTACCGCTTCAACGGCGAGCCACTGACGGAGAAGCACGGATGGCCGCTACGGACAGTCGTGCCGCACCGGTACTTTTGGAAGAGCGCCAAATGGCTGCGCAAGATTGAATTCATGAAGGAAGACCGCCCGGGCTTCTGGGAGCAGAATGGCTTCCACAATGAAGCCGATCCTTTTGAGGAACAGCGGTTTAGTGGAGAAGCACTACCAATACCCGAAGATGAATGGACACGTAAGGAGTATGATTAA
- a CDS encoding ABC transporter permease encodes MEQLFDLALLNTALRVLTPILLAALGGALCARVGLFNVGLEGFMLLGAFAAVVGNHFFGNVILAILFAIMVVSVFSFVFAYLAINLRANVIVVGIAMNALAAGLTTFSLRAIFDVKGAFYDKEMVGLPKWNIPIIEDIPVIGPILSGHTPLVYLAFIIAGLMWYYFYRTKNGFRFLASGENSLAASSIGIRVPRYQYGAVLASGVLCALAGAQLSLGQLTMFTEGMTEGRGFIALVATMLGQSGPLGVTAASLLFGFMEAVSIRFQGLALPTHFTQMLPYVVTIAVMFFFKDKSFLKDAQKQSSSSR; translated from the coding sequence ATGGAACAGCTGTTTGATCTTGCTCTGCTGAATACGGCCCTCCGTGTTCTTACTCCGATTTTGCTCGCAGCGCTTGGGGGAGCCTTGTGCGCACGTGTAGGATTGTTTAATGTCGGCTTGGAAGGATTTATGCTGCTGGGGGCTTTTGCAGCGGTAGTAGGCAACCATTTTTTCGGAAACGTCATATTAGCGATCCTCTTTGCGATTATGGTCGTCTCGGTCTTTTCCTTCGTATTTGCTTACTTGGCGATCAATCTGAGAGCGAACGTCATTGTTGTCGGGATTGCGATGAACGCGCTGGCGGCTGGCTTGACCACCTTCAGCCTGCGGGCGATTTTCGATGTGAAGGGGGCTTTTTATGATAAGGAGATGGTCGGTCTTCCCAAATGGAACATTCCGATTATTGAGGACATTCCTGTCATTGGTCCTATCCTTTCCGGTCATACACCTCTGGTGTATTTGGCGTTCATCATTGCTGGCTTGATGTGGTACTACTTCTACCGCACGAAAAATGGGTTCCGCTTCCTAGCTTCCGGAGAAAACTCGCTTGCTGCCAGCAGTATCGGTATTCGAGTACCCCGGTATCAATATGGGGCGGTATTAGCAAGCGGTGTGCTGTGTGCGCTGGCTGGCGCCCAGCTGTCTCTCGGCCAGTTGACGATGTTTACGGAAGGAATGACCGAAGGGCGCGGATTTATCGCGTTGGTGGCTACCATGCTTGGACAGTCCGGTCCGCTCGGCGTAACGGCGGCAAGCCTGCTGTTCGGTTTTATGGAGGCGGTCAGCATCCGTTTCCAAGGTTTGGCGCTGCCGACACATTTCACTCAAATGCTGCCGTATGTAGTTACGATTGCAGTGATGTTTTTCTTTAAAGACAAGAGCTTCCTAAAGGATGCGCAAAAGCAAAGTTCGAGCTCCAGATAG
- a CDS encoding ABC transporter permease — MNKLMKYVSPLLQPIVAVIVGLLAGAIAIVIAGGDIMETYAEMWKGAFGGFYFLTNTLSRATPIILVGLGAAFAFRAGFFNLGSPGQMIFGALAAALVGLYMPGPGWLVCVAALLAGIIAGGLWSVMAGYFDARFAVNLLISTLLLNYVADLFAGYLVAYPLKDTSGSAAMAQSAMLENQVWLPKLFSGMPLHIGFVFAVIAAVVIYVLLKRSVAGYEVRMLGGNPLFALYGGIKRGSMMIGAMFVSGGLAGLGGAVEILGSQYRYIDGALTTADYAWTGIMAALLAGSHPIGTLISAIFLAALQTGGMGVERNTEVPLEVGAIIQAVLILFISARFTYSFLKRRKGNKSHGTAV, encoded by the coding sequence ATGAACAAACTAATGAAATATGTTTCTCCGCTTCTTCAGCCGATTGTGGCTGTTATTGTCGGCCTTCTCGCTGGAGCGATTGCTATTGTCATCGCGGGCGGGGACATCATGGAAACTTATGCGGAAATGTGGAAAGGGGCATTTGGCGGGTTCTATTTTCTGACGAATACTCTTTCAAGAGCTACGCCTATTATTTTGGTCGGTTTGGGTGCCGCCTTTGCCTTTCGGGCTGGATTTTTCAACCTCGGCTCTCCGGGACAGATGATATTCGGCGCGTTAGCGGCCGCACTGGTCGGATTGTACATGCCGGGACCGGGCTGGCTTGTCTGTGTAGCCGCCCTACTGGCGGGCATCATTGCGGGCGGCTTGTGGTCGGTGATGGCTGGTTATTTTGACGCTAGATTTGCGGTTAACCTGCTCATATCCACGCTGCTGCTGAACTATGTAGCAGATTTGTTTGCAGGCTATCTCGTTGCTTACCCTCTGAAAGATACATCGGGCTCTGCAGCCATGGCGCAGTCGGCGATGCTTGAGAACCAGGTATGGCTACCGAAGCTATTCTCAGGCATGCCGCTTCATATCGGATTTGTTTTTGCGGTGATCGCTGCCGTGGTGATCTATGTGTTGCTGAAGCGTTCCGTTGCAGGGTATGAAGTCCGTATGCTCGGCGGCAATCCGCTGTTTGCCTTGTACGGCGGCATTAAGCGAGGATCTATGATGATCGGTGCGATGTTTGTCAGCGGCGGACTTGCCGGGTTAGGCGGCGCAGTTGAAATTCTTGGCTCACAGTACCGGTATATCGACGGCGCACTGACTACGGCCGACTACGCATGGACGGGTATTATGGCGGCGCTGCTCGCCGGATCTCATCCAATCGGTACGCTGATTTCAGCCATATTTTTGGCCGCACTACAAACGGGCGGAATGGGCGTTGAACGAAACACGGAGGTACCTCTCGAAGTGGGCGCTATTATCCAGGCCGTGCTTATCCTGTTTATATCCGCGAGGTTCACATACAGCTTCCTGAAGCGCAGAAAGGGGAATAAGTCACATGGAACAGCTGTTTGA